The Podospora pseudocomata strain CBS 415.72m chromosome 1 map unlocalized CBS415.72m_1, whole genome shotgun sequence genome has a segment encoding these proteins:
- the MNN9 gene encoding Golgi mannosyltransferase complex subunit (EggNog:ENOG503NUK3; CAZy:GT62; COG:I) has product MARPLGPVRLKKASPVTLAIGAVFTILVLYFLIGSSAPDFSASRKASAASHPLSPPTSPFRKSTGGGKPKAPPVAHYNLNNVTITSDPLGNRENILLLTPMARFYQQYWDNLLKLSYPHELITLGFILPKTKEGNAATTELQKQIAKTQKSGPEKDRFKSIIILRQDFDPPLQSQDEAERHKIQNQKIRRAAMAKARNSLLFTTLGPATSWVLWLDADVIETPSDLIQDLAAHNKPVIAPNCFQRFYNTEKKAMDERPYDFNNWQDSPTAVELAKKMGPDDILLEGYADMATYRALMAYMHKTDGLRQETVPLDGVGGAALLVKADVHRDGAMFPPFSFYHLIETEGFAKMAKRLGWQPFGLPNYKVYHYNE; this is encoded by the exons ATGGCGCGTCCACTGGGGCCGGTTCGCCTCAAGAAGGCGAGCCCAGTCACTCTCGCTATCGGCGCCGTTTTCACCATTCTTGTCTTATACTTTTTAATAGGCTCCTCGGCCCCTGATTTCTCTGCTTCCAGAAAAGCCAGCGCAGCATCTCACCCGctatcaccacccacctctccattCCGCAAGTCGACCGGAGGAGGGAAACCAAAGGCGCCGCCCGTCGCCCACTACAACCTCAACaatgtcaccatcaccagcgaCCCCCTGGGCAATCGGGagaacatcctcctcctcacccccatgGCCCGCTTCTACCAGCAGTACTGGGACAACCTCTTGAAGCTGTCCTACCCCCACGAGCTAATCACCCTGggcttcatcctccccaagacAAAGGAGGGCAACGCCGCCACAACCGAACTCCAAAAGCAAATCGCCAAAACACAAAAGTCGGGCCCGGAAAAAGACCGGTTCAAAAGCATTATCATCCTCCGACAAGACTTTGACCCCCCTCTCCAATCCCAAGACGAAGCCGAACGGCACAAGATCCAAAACCAAAAGATCCGCCgcgccgccatggccaaaGCCCGCAACTCGCtgctcttcaccaccctcggcccGGCCACCTCGTGGGTCCTCTGGCTCGACGCCGACGTCATCGAGACGCCCTCCGATCTGATCCAGGACCTCGCCGCCCACAACAAGCCCGTCATCGCGCCCAACTGCTTCCAGCGGTTCTACAAcacggagaagaaggcgatggaCGAGAGGCCGTACGACTTCAACAACTGGCAGGACAGCCCGACGGCGGTggagctggccaagaagatgGGGCCGGACGACATTTTGCTGGAAGGTTACGCCGACATGGCCACGTACCGGGCGCTGATGGCGTACATGCACAAGACGGACGGGCTGAGGCAGGAGACGGTGCCGCTGGACGGGGTGGGGGGCGCGGCGTTGTTGGTCAAGGCGGACGTGCACCGGGACGGGGCCATGTTTCCGCCCTTTTCGTTTTACCACCTGATCGAGACGGAGGGGTTTGCGAAGATGGCGAAGAGGTTGGGGTGGCAGCCTTTTGGGTTGCCTAATTATAag GTCTACCATTACAATGAGTGA
- the CGR1_1 gene encoding rRNA-processing protein cgr1 (EggNog:ENOG503P5D1; COG:A) — translation MSATTTETTMASAPATTASKPLGMRVNGKQWHAPKKAFRPTKGLTSYEARVKLRADQAAMKAKEKEMKEEKEAERKARMEALKAKRAAKEEKERYEKIAEKMHKKRVERLKRKEKRNKLINS, via the exons ATGTCTGCGACAACAACAGAAACCACGATGGCGTCGGCGCCAGCGACCACCGCAAGTAAGCCCTTGGGCATGCGCGTAAATG GCAAGCAATGGCATGCCCCAAAGAAGGCGTTCCGCCCAACCAAGGGTTTGACCTCGTATGAGGCGCGCGTCAAGTTGAGAGCGGACCAGGCAGCGATGAAggcaaaggagaaggaaatgaaggaagaaaaggaggctGAGCGCAAG GCACGAATGGAGGCCCTCAAGGCGAAGCGCgcggcgaaggaggagaaggaacgATACGAAAAGATTGCCGAGAAGATGCACAAGAAGCGGGTGGAGAGGCTGAAGCGCAAGGAGAAGCGCAACAAGTTGATCAATTCGTGA
- a CDS encoding uncharacterized protein (EggNog:ENOG503NZRW; COG:S) → MSITPIITFKAGLCQVDHNSKPYKVEPDSRPGYIYLYSEDDLIHFCWRPRNVPLDEPEIDLVMVPTDGHFTPYNTRNPTEPSAKTNGRIFVLKFTSSSQRHIFWLQSKPQGQSGDPTWFSPRDLKIGEIVDQLLQGEEVDVTRELASVRNNTDDSRRDDEDETMEDVEGHGDAHAHHRGGSGGAGPGATGGDFRQEGEDSRDGGADGARAASNNTNNDAADAVRNFLASIQANQKLGGGGGQSAQGKLYPLLNDLLEPSTTIPMLDSASDEYVDNLLSYLPPMVLVLSQQGENGDDIDKEPSAEAVEAAKQAMSSGQKRALLKKVLRSPQFTQSLASLTSALRDGGLPTVAGSLGIAVENGGLVRGGSVPLGGGDAVEAFVEGVKKTVQKK, encoded by the exons ATGTCGATaacacccatcatcaccttcaaGGCGGGCCTCTGCCAGGTCGAC CACAACTCGAAGCCTTACAAGGTTGAGCCCGACTCCAGACCTGGCTATATCTATCTGTACTCGGAAGATG ACCTCATCCACTTTTGTTGGCGACCCAGAAATGTCCCCCTCGACGAGCCCGAGATTGATCTCGTCATGGTCCCAACCGATGGTCACTTCACCCCTTACAACACCCGCAACCCCACCGAGCCCTCAGCCAAGACCAACGGTCGCATCTTCGTCCTCAAGTTCACTTCATCCTCTCAGAGACACATCTTCTGGCTTCAGTCAAAGCCACAGGGGCAGAGCGGCGATCCCACCTGGTTCAGCCCCAGGGATCTCAAGATCGGAGAGATCGTCGACCAGCTCTTgcagggagaggaggtggacgtgACCCGTGAGCTGGCCTCGGTCCGCAACAACACCGACGACAGCCGAcgtgatgacgaggacgagacgATGGAGGACGTTGAGGGGCACGGCGACGCccatgcccaccaccgcggcggcagcggaggTGCCGGTCCTGGAGCTACTGGGGGAGACTTCCGGCAAGAGGGCGAGGACTCGAGAGATGGAGGTGCTGATGGTGCGAGAGC GGCAAGCAACAATACAAACAACGACGCTGCCGATGCGGTGCGGAACTTCCTGGCCTCGATCCAGGCCAACCAGAAGctcggcgggggcggtggtcaGTCAGCTCAGGGCAAGCTTTATCCCCTGCTCAATGATCTTCTCGAACCATCGACTACAATCCCCATGCTCGACTCGGCGTCAGATGAATACGTCGACAACTTGCTGAGCTACCTCCCACCCATGGTACTGGTTCTCTCGCAGCAGGGTGAGAACGGGGATGACATTGACAAGGAGCCCAGTGCGGAGGCAGTAGAGGCTGCCAAGCAGGCCATGAGCTCCGGGCAGAAGCGCGCTCTCCTAAAGAAGGTGCTGCGCAGTCCTCAGTTTACGCAAAGTCTAGCAAGCCTGACATCAGCGCTCCGGGATGGCGGCCTGCCTACTGTCGCGGGTTCTTTGGGTATTGCGGTTGAGAACGGTGGTCTGGTGAGGGGCGGGTCTGTGCcgctgggtggtggtgatgctgttgaggctttcgttgagggggtgaagaagacgGTGCAGAAGAAGTGA
- a CDS encoding uncharacterized protein (COG:S; EggNog:ENOG503P0F7) yields MATTFGSDMMVDAPTADGLNNLTMLRLADSTNPNAMGPHDDYSSSPQTSPRTIPPPPNPPFVFPARPSSSSASAPSTFSRATGRRPRSAIEPHIAGLDLTKEIDNSKPRTPALPNFSFNPGASLTSTLSPESAYLSPAQSPSAPSSPRTAATRPGGHGHRRGGSEFVGGKLRDGEAITITNVSPTKPESGMASPMLQPTRPRRGHAHRRSAAISSHDLSSIILPPPPNPNLRGGSAPASPIFPNRPGGQDFPTAEQGRKSEPNIGSPSEAPTDSTGVPMADVEGDAKPPARNRVGFSDTLEYIPRPLSLVSSDASSTATARPGHSVSGSISSLISLTTGERDFSTPFTFGGPAAKMSDSRPSTAGAVLENTLSAQEEEPTPSSPRRRGSIPFLGAIPPVLPHSPATPSPTRSGKKWTFFGREGRDSQATGSPTRFQSESPLASSSHVNSPAPERVSAEQFMDDMALEPDVVLNTMKPLTKKRSKKQKKVKTWAGTILSRKSKHRYGKQKRRTPTPPPPRFLEEVDALQQDSTDAQINVPTFTVTESPDTGDFQSWTFPKPVSVPDEDMSYQMIDLDAALGPFNTPLPRNPEWEAAQRAGGNVKKQLHSAAGMSRFTGPGMHYHHRRAESAPEMVPFEGGRLGFRRFGSSSTMADVFEEDEEEEEEDSDSGKSSAGQSTPLVETPVVEKSESTSLAPEARPSPIVPQESPAARTSQDGEQGKAFLTVVPDYTMGSANSDTPDAVPAVAPGTPRNSSSIHGGYSGSTTPSPRHVSRPKDLAPVDVGPLSLPPSSMPPISPFSMTQSSAFPSPRTPMSYDAHRISTAPSSITEDNFQSLLLGEPGPEVRISVDDIPSLTSSNSTMTRESLFPQHPQARNPPLHDLPRPASFTSTAFGRRRSSLASLSRLISSSHGERSKLSMEVPLDSEPEQKSKVSKAKRLSRMVKFWKPKDNEAA; encoded by the coding sequence ATGGCAACCACATTCGGTTCCGACATGATGGTCGATGCTCCCACGGCCGACggcctcaacaacctcacgATGCTTCGGCTTGCGGATTCCACAAACCCCAACGCTATGGGTCCCCACGATGATTACTCTTCCAGCCCACAGACATCGCCGAGAACGattccgcctcctccgaaCCCGCCATTCGTGTTTCCAGCACGaccttcatcctcttcggcttcggccccATCCACCTTCTCGCGCGCTACTGGGAGACGGCCGCGATCTGCGATAGAGCCTCATATCGCCGGGTTGGATTTGACTAAAGAGATTGACAATTCCAAGCCTCGAACGCCAGCGCTTCCCAATTTCTCCTTCAACCCTGGCGCCTCTTTGACGTCCACCCTCAGTCCCGAAAGCGCCTACCTCAGCCCTGCGCAGTCACCTTCTGCTCCCAGCTCTCCAAGAACAGCTGCTACCCGACCTGGTGGCCACGGACATCGTCGTGGCGGAAGCGAATTTGTTGGAGGAAAGCTTCGTGACGGGGAGGCCATCACGATCACCAATGTCAGCCCGACAAAACCAGAAAGCGGGATGGCCTCACCGATGTTGCAACCCACAAGACCACGGAGAGGTCACGCTCATCGTCGATCTGCCGCCATATCCAGCCACGATCTTTCCTCCATCATTctgcctccaccaccgaaccCCAACTTGAGGGGAGGCAGCGCTCCTGCCAGCCCTATTTTTCCGAATCGCCCCGGTGGACAGGACTTCCCGACTGCCGAGCAGGGCAGAAAATCGGAGCCAAACATTGGATCACCATCGGAGGCGCCCACTGACTCCACTGGTGTCCCGATGGCCGACGTGGAAGGTGACGCCAAGCCACCGGCCAGAAACCGTGTGGGATTTTCAGACACGTTGGAGTATATCCCCAGACCGCTTTCTCTGGTCTCCAGTGACGCCTCCAGCACAGCTACCGCCCGCCCTGGACACTCTGTCTCGGGCAGCATCTCTTCGCTCATCTCGCTCACTACCGGTGAGCGTGATTTCAGCACACCTTTCACATTCGGCGGCCCAGCTGCCAAAATGAGCGATAGCCGGCCCAGTACAGCTGGGGCGGTGTTGGAGAACACCTTGAGTGCTCAGGAAGAGGAGCCTACTCCATCTTCGCCAAGGAGACGAGGATCAATCCCGTTTCTGGGTGCCATCCCTCCTGTTCTTCCCCACAGTCCGGCAACACCCAGCCCAACTCGGTCTGGCAAGAAATGGACCTTCTTTGGTCGCGAGGGCCGTGATTCACAGGCAACAGGATCACCCACACGCTTTCAATCAGAGAGCCCCCTCGCCTCCAGTTCTCACGTTAACTCGCCAGCTCCTGAGCGCGTTTCTGCGGAACAGTTTATGGACGACATGGCTCTTGAACCGGACGTGGTTTTGAACACCATGAAGCCACtcaccaagaagaggagcaagaagcaaaagaaggtCAAAACATGGGCTGGAACGATTCTTTCTCGCAAGTCCAAACATCGCTACGGAAAGCAAAAGAGGAGAACGCCAacaccgcctccacctcggTTCCTGGAGGAAGTCGATGCTCTCCAACAAGACTCGACCGATGCGCAAATCAACGTTCCGACCTTCACCGTCACCGAATCCCCGGATACAGGAGATTTCCAGTCTTGGACATTCCCCAAGCCTGTCTCTGTCCCTGATGAGGATATGTCGTACCAGATGATTGACCTTGATGCGGCTCTTGGTCCTTTCAATACGCCCCTGCCTCGAAACCCTGAGTGGGAGGCGGCGCAACGAGCCGGTGGCAACGTGAAGAAGCAGCTTCACAGCGCAGCCGGAATGAGCCGCTTCACTGGCCCGGGCATGCACTACCACCATCGCCGTGCGGAAAGCGCACCAGAAATGGTGCCTTTTGAAGGCGGTAGGCTTGGGTTCAGACGCTTTGGAAGCAGCTCCACCATGGCAGatgtgtttgaggaggatgaagaagaagaagaggaggacagcGATTCCGGCAAGAGCTCCGCTGGACAATCTACACCGCTGGTTGAAACCCCTGTTGTGGAAAAGTCGGAGAGCACAAGCCTTGCCCCTGAAGCGAGACCTTCTCCAATTGTCCCTCAGGAGTCTCCCGCTGCTAGGACCTCTCAGGATGGCGAGCAAGGGAAGGCGTTCCTTACTGTGGTGCCTGACTATACGATGGGCTCGGCGAATAGCGACACTCCGGACGCCGTCCCTGCCGTTGCACCGGGCACCCCGAGGAACTCTTCTTCAATTCACGGCGGTTATTCCGGatccaccacaccatccccacGTCACGTTTCCCGTCCCAAGGATTTGGCGCCTGTCGATGTTGGGCCACTGAGCCTTCCGCCATCCTCGATGCCTCCCATCAGCCCCTTTTCCATGACGCAGTCATCGGCATTCCCATCTCCACGCACACCCATGTCGTACGACGCCCATCGGATCTCGACAGCGCCGTCATCCATCACGGAGGATAATTTCCAGTCGTTACTCTTGGGCGAGCCTGGTCCGGAAGTGCGCATCTCGGTCGATGATATCCCTTcgctcaccagcagcaactcGACCATGACGCGCGAAAGCCTGttcccccagcacccccagGCAAGAAACCCGCCGTTGCACGACTTGCCACGGCCGGCTTCGTTCACTTCGACTGCCTTTGGGCGAAGGCGTTCCAGTCTGGCCAGCTTGAGCCGTTTGATTAGCAGCTCTCATGGCGAGCGGAGCAAGCTGTCAATGGAGGTTCCTCTGGACAGCGAGCCAGAGCAGAAGTCCAAAGTCAGCAAAGCCAAGAGATTGAGCAGGATGGTGAAGTTCTGGAAGCCTAAGGATAACGAGGCGGCGTAA
- a CDS encoding uncharacterized protein (COG:A; EggNog:ENOG503NX26), with translation MAAEAEYWTFPTDKELFDQDERISFSKLDNKYIAVQDDGTEYEFDEGLRRWIPIIDEALFEQQQRGYMVPGVDEDDDGSAQGVKRKMGYGDDREDFSQNGTSTKSKKKQRPPPQPRQNTAVYVTGLPSDATVEEVAELFSRKCGVIAEEIDSGRPRIKMYTDGEGKFKGDALVVFFKPQSVEMAIMLLDDTDFRFGEGGTKMKVQAADMSYKRVKYDEEKGDGEGGNGGEGGVKQEGGNNNNKKASQDKQKIIRKTQKLSAKLADWSDEEEEKVGGGGGKWDKVVILRHMFTLEELEEDPAALLDIKDDIREECETLGKVNNVILYDQEEEGIVMVKFGSREAAEKCLSKMHGRKFDGRTVEAFFATGRERFRKSRDAGGEEGEESE, from the exons ATGGCCGCCGAAGCCGAATACTGGACGTTTCCAACCGACAAGGAGCTGTTTGATCAGGACGAGCGCATCTCGTTTTCGAAGCTGGACAACAAGTACATCGCCGTTCAGGACGACGGCACCGAATAcgagtttgacgagggcCTGAGGCGCTGGATACCTATCATCGACGAGGCGCTttttgagcagcagcagaggggaTACATGGTGCccggggtggatgaggatgatgatgggtcggCGCAGGGtgtgaagaggaagatggggtaTGGGGATGATAGAGAG GACTTCTCACAGAATGGCACCtcaacaaaaagcaaaaagaagcaacGCCCGCCCCCGCAACCAAGGCAAAACACGGCCGTGTACGTCACTGGTCTTCCGTCGGACGCGACAGTCGAAGAAGTGGCCGAGTTGTTTTCGCGAAAGTGCGGGGTTATTGCCGAGGAGATTGACTcggggaggccgaggatcAAGATGTACACGGACGGGGAGGGAAAGTTTAAGGGGGACGCGCTGGTGGTTTTTTTCAAGCCGCAGAGCGTGGAGATGGCGATTATGTTGCTGGATGACACGGATTTTcgatttggggaggggggaacgAAAATGAAGGTTCAGGCGGCGGATATGAGTTATAAGAGGGTGAAGTAtgatgaggaaaagggggatggggaggggggtaatgggggggaagggggggtgaaACAGGAGGGGGgtaataacaacaacaagaaggccaGTCAGGATAAGCAAAAGATTATTAGGAAGACGCAGAAGTTATCGGCCAAGTTGGCGGATTggtcggatgaggaggaggaaaaggtgggtgggggaggggggaagtgGGACAAGGTTGTCATTTTGAGGCACATGTTTAcgttggaggagctggaggaggatccGGCTGCGCTGTTGGACATCAAAGATGACATCAGGGAGGAGTGTGAGACGTTGGGGAAGGTGAACAATGTTATTTTGTATgatcaggaggaggaggggatcgTGATGGTCAAGTTTGGGAGtcgggaggcggcggagaagtGTCTGAGCAAGATGCACGGGAGGAAGTTTGATGGGAGGACGGTAGAGGCCTTTTTTgcgacggggagggagaggtttaGGAAGAGTAGGGAtgctgggggggaggagggggaggagagtgagtag
- a CDS encoding uncharacterized protein (EggNog:ENOG503P52C): MSQYAVETSKVPSPGRPRHQITRSISEISSPIRLHRHHSHRVIRERERDALSPITQSATSLQRPSPQPYEVSSKSAGGTPNISPNPSRRPSLLYASADDEGMPASHGPTLVSTSAPASITKSSAEVDLVKEQQKAAVRNSGLQRSLNELETFASTTTRRLDETYYSVEEKLGTLQSTIAALKGLAELSNQLNNSFSAEAEELVADVTSQLDALSNFEDQQQRIESLQNRISTGRESIKSLSERVDVVRARIEGWERADREWREAVRKRLTALWVVVVTVGLVLILLMISAQYVREKPGDGEVKQLAATAANQWGSEGVSTAAQKDKIGLNWTETSELSSRATEMLRAFDEL; the protein is encoded by the exons ATGTCTCAATATGCCGTGGAGACGTCTAAAGTCCCCTCCCCGGGGCGCCCGCGCCACCAAATCACTCGCTCCATCTCCGAGATATCGTCGCCAATCCGTCTCCATCGTCACCACTCGCATCGCGTCATCCGAGAAAGGGAGCGCGACGCTCTCAGCCCCATAACACAGTCCGCGACGTCACTCCAACGGCCGTCACCGCAACCTTACGAGGTCTCTTCCAAATCTGCAGGAGGCACCCCGAACATTAGCCCAAACCCAAGTCGACGACCCAGTCTTCTGTACGCCTcagccgacgacgaagggATGCCCGCCAGTCATGGACCAACGCTTGTGTCGACGTCTGCGCCTGCCTCGATAACGAAGTCCTCGGCCGAGGTTGACTTGGTGAAGGAGCAGCAAAAGGCAGCTGTAAGAAACAG TGGACTCCAACGATCACTTAACGAACTAGAAACCTTTGCGAGTACGACTACTAGGCGCCTCGACGAGACGTACTAttcggtggaggagaagctggggaCGCTTCAAAGCACGATTGCGGCCCTCAAGGGGCTCGCGGAGCTCTccaaccagctcaacaacagcttcAGCGCTGAGGCCGAAGAACTCGTGGCGGATGTCACCTCGCAACTGGATGCGCTCAGTAACTTTGAggaccagcagcagcgtaTCGAGTCGTTACAGAATCGCATCAGCACAGGCCGGGAGAGCATCAAGTCGCTGAGCGAGCGCGTTGATGTAGTCCGAGCACGTATCGAGGGCTGGGAGCGCGCAGACAGGGAGTGGCGGGAGGCTGTTAGGAAACGGCTCACGGCTCtgtgggtggttgttgtcaCGGTTGGCCTGGTGTTGATTTTGCTCATGATCAGTGCCCAATATGTCCGAGAGAAGcctggggatggggaggtgaagcaGCTGGCGGCCACGGCGGCGAACCAGTGGGGTTCGGAGGGTGTTTCTACAGCTGCTCAAAAGGATAAGATTGGTTTGAATTGGACGGAAACTTCTGAGCTCTCATCTCGCGCAACCGAGATGCTGCGAGCTTTTGATGAGCTGTAg
- the PEX4 gene encoding E2 ubiquitin-protein ligase peroxin 4 (COG:O; EggNog:ENOG503P4AD), translating to MSSRSKPSSSSAAGARAAIRRLAKEYASIQSQLSDAPNKEIELGIERLGPPDQTDLLHWEAVLNGRGLGGGYADGRWLLKITIPPTYPLSPPEIKFETSIVHANVKLETGEICLDLLKDAWSPAYSVLECVKAVRMLLDHPGIDSPLNVDVAALLREGDEIGARGLVELWIGDQPGGRYEGS from the exons ATGTCCTCCCGATCAAAaccatcgtcctcttcaGCCGCAGGAGCTCGGGCGGCAATCCGCCGCCTGGCAAAAGAATACGCCTCCATCCAATCCCAACTGTCAGACGCCCCAAACAAAGAGATAGAACTCGGGATCGAACGCCTCGGCCCGCCCGACCAAACCGACTTGTTGCATTGGGAGGCGGTACTGAACGGGAGAGGGTTAGGGGGTGGATATGCTG ATGGCAGGTGGTTACTAAaaatcaccatcccccctacgtaccccctctccccgccGGAAATCAAGTTTGAAACCTCGATTGTCCATGCAAACGTGAAATTAGAGACCGGGGAGATATGTCTTGATTTACTAAAAGATGCCTGGAGCCCGGCGTATAGTGTGTTGGAGTGTGTAAAGGCAGTGAGGATGCTGCTTGATCATCCGGGGATTGACTCACCTCTCAACGTCGACGTTGCTGCGCTGCtcagggagggggatgagatTGGcgcgagggggttggtggagctTTGGATTGGGGATCAGCCTGGGGGGAGGTATGAGGGGAGTTAA